Proteins from a genomic interval of Candidatus Nomurabacteria bacterium:
- a CDS encoding cytochrome B5, producing MTLEQLNKSNGLNGNKCLVAVDGNVYDASSNEQWRNGEHGPSGGQAKCGEDLSSLINQSPHGKRVLNKLPVIGILNT from the coding sequence ATAACTCTAGAGCAGTTAAATAAAAGTAATGGATTGAATGGGAATAAGTGTCTAGTCGCTGTAGACGGAAATGTATATGATGCCAGCAGCAATGAGCAGTGGAGAAACGGCGAGCATGGACCGTCTGGCGGACAAGCTAAATGTGGTGAAGACTTAAGTTCTCTTATTAATCAATCACCGCATGGTAAAAGAGTCTTGAATAAACTACCGGTAATTGGAATACTAAATACTTAA
- a CDS encoding PEGA domain-containing protein: protein MAKKISKTKKPRKNSYHKVTYAHEPRAKFIKRVTLYTFFTALTIFLSVLIFYRAKGYTFTKNGRVEKRGILLINSAPISSKIYIDGKDIGKKTDYKLEIDEGSHNLRLEANGYRTWEKNFSIKAEEVEWFYYPYLIPNSLVSKDILTNIPKKTYSSLNSDSKVIAVSKSGLSLAQSYIFEELNLKEDDPANISNTIIVPSQIFTRQADGSLGDIKFDKWSPNGDSIFLEHTFDDNKELINLRVDAPAESTNLTNSVGVGINQYRYDDKSKLYLNKNGELAIYNPVSLVKEQIIDIEVLDFNNFRNSKYVYSKTSKDAEKPGIQVLIKDDQNSPKLVNTLFVGNPKDLDFQYTANRRDYYLSISNLYNKELIIYKNPLDSMDDNTKVSNPLFLSTFESMKSNQIKESIQGSPQPGTYIAIHLSENTLFIYNFEKESSQTFTLNNLKINDFSWIDSEHLQLKTTDEKIFYIDYDGNYLNEITSTSQVFSYFIKSKNKTITINEVQPGLDKISEIKFKD, encoded by the coding sequence ATGGCAAAAAAAATATCAAAAACAAAAAAGCCGCGAAAAAACTCCTATCACAAGGTGACTTATGCTCATGAGCCTCGTGCAAAATTTATAAAAAGAGTCACATTATATACTTTTTTTACAGCACTAACTATTTTTTTGAGCGTATTAATCTTTTACCGAGCAAAAGGTTATACATTTACAAAAAATGGCAGAGTAGAAAAACGAGGTATCCTTTTAATCAATTCTGCGCCCATATCTTCAAAAATTTACATTGACGGTAAAGACATCGGTAAAAAAACAGATTATAAACTAGAGATTGATGAAGGGAGCCACAACTTAAGACTAGAGGCTAACGGTTACAGAACGTGGGAAAAAAACTTTAGCATAAAAGCAGAAGAAGTCGAGTGGTTTTATTATCCATATTTAATTCCTAATAGTTTAGTCTCTAAAGACATTCTCACAAACATACCTAAAAAGACTTATTCAAGTTTAAACTCTGACTCAAAAGTAATAGCCGTATCCAAAAGTGGTCTAAGCTTAGCTCAATCTTACATATTTGAGGAGCTAAACTTAAAAGAGGATGATCCTGCAAACATAAGTAATACCATTATAGTCCCAAGTCAAATCTTTACTCGACAAGCTGACGGGAGCTTGGGTGACATTAAATTCGATAAGTGGAGCCCCAATGGTGACTCTATATTTTTAGAGCACACTTTTGATGATAATAAAGAACTAATAAATCTAAGAGTTGATGCTCCAGCAGAATCTACTAATCTAACTAATTCTGTAGGAGTAGGAATAAATCAGTACAGATACGACGACAAATCAAAGCTTTACTTAAATAAAAATGGTGAACTAGCAATTTACAACCCTGTAAGTTTAGTTAAAGAGCAGATTATTGATATAGAAGTTTTAGATTTTAACAATTTTAGAAATAGTAAATATGTTTACTCTAAAACAAGTAAAGATGCTGAGAAGCCAGGCATTCAAGTATTAATCAAAGATGATCAAAACTCCCCAAAACTAGTTAACACTCTTTTTGTTGGTAATCCGAAAGATCTAGACTTTCAGTATACGGCTAATAGGAGAGACTATTATCTATCAATATCAAATTTATACAATAAAGAACTTATCATTTATAAAAACCCATTAGACTCTATGGATGATAATACAAAAGTATCGAATCCACTTTTCCTTTCTACGTTTGAGAGTATGAAGTCAAATCAAATTAAAGAAAGCATTCAAGGTTCGCCACAGCCTGGTACATATATCGCTATACATTTATCAGAAAACACACTTTTTATATACAACTTCGAAAAAGAGTCATCGCAAACTTTCACATTAAATAATTTGAAAATAAATGATTTCTCATGGATAGATTCAGAACACTTACAACTTAAAACAACTGATGAAAAAATCTTCTATATAGATTATGACGGAAATTATTTGAACGAGATAACATCAACAAGTCAAGTCTTTAGTTACTTTATAAAGAGTAAAAATAAAACCATTACAATAAATGAAGTACAGCCAGGTTTAGATAAAATATCTGAAATTAAATTTAAAGATTAA